One Gordonia zhaorongruii DNA segment encodes these proteins:
- a CDS encoding flotillin family protein — MTTIITAVAVVAILVVIIVLLLLSRYRVPGAEEAFIVTGTGKGHQGKVYRGTGTFVLPVVQRATRVQLSSIKADLDTSTPANDGIELKVRGVAVVKVGDTPDDILKAGPRFGDDLNRVKMLVTEQLSGELRSIVGTMTAKSILVDRQQLVDQVAQSIKDILGNQGLLLDSFSINDVQDSDGQYFSDLAAKERSDQAAIAAQSRAEAHRVAEESRIANEQAIIAQQRELDIQREAAREATDRASAEADAVRPLVEAERLRIQVEKDNEVAEQNARLRDTELDAEVRRPAEAELFAAQQRAEARKAEITAEAEAQAESIRIKGEAEAEALEKRAAALGKLDNVGQLELVLGKLPDIVSAASEPLSESNITLVGDSVSPLTRSAGTGVASTLEVIRSTTGIDVASMLTNLGESDDDSTTTAVSVPEQRS, encoded by the coding sequence ATGACCACCATCATCACGGCCGTCGCAGTCGTGGCGATCCTTGTCGTCATCATCGTTCTACTGTTGCTCTCGCGATACCGCGTCCCCGGAGCCGAAGAGGCGTTCATCGTCACCGGCACCGGCAAGGGACACCAGGGCAAGGTGTACCGAGGTACCGGGACGTTCGTCCTGCCCGTCGTGCAGCGTGCCACCCGAGTTCAGTTGTCGTCCATCAAGGCCGATCTGGACACGTCGACACCGGCGAACGACGGCATCGAACTCAAGGTCCGCGGCGTCGCCGTGGTGAAGGTCGGCGATACCCCCGACGACATCCTCAAGGCGGGACCGCGTTTCGGCGACGACCTGAACAGAGTGAAGATGCTGGTCACCGAGCAGTTGTCGGGCGAGCTCCGCTCGATCGTCGGCACCATGACCGCCAAGAGCATTCTCGTCGACCGCCAGCAGCTGGTCGACCAGGTCGCACAGTCGATCAAGGACATCCTCGGAAACCAGGGTCTGCTGCTCGACAGCTTCTCCATCAACGACGTCCAGGACTCCGACGGACAGTACTTCAGCGACCTGGCGGCCAAGGAGCGTTCGGATCAGGCTGCGATCGCCGCCCAGTCGCGTGCCGAAGCACACCGTGTCGCCGAGGAGAGCCGCATCGCGAACGAGCAGGCGATCATCGCGCAGCAGAGGGAACTCGACATCCAACGGGAGGCGGCACGTGAGGCAACCGACCGTGCGAGCGCCGAGGCCGATGCCGTTCGCCCATTGGTCGAGGCCGAGCGCCTGCGGATCCAGGTGGAGAAGGACAATGAGGTCGCCGAGCAGAACGCACGTCTGCGTGACACCGAACTCGACGCCGAGGTTCGCCGTCCAGCGGAGGCCGAACTGTTCGCCGCTCAGCAGCGCGCCGAGGCGCGCAAGGCGGAGATCACCGCCGAGGCCGAGGCGCAGGCCGAGAGCATCCGCATCAAGGGCGAGGCAGAGGCGGAGGCTCTCGAGAAGCGCGCCGCCGCACTGGGCAAGCTCGACAACGTGGGCCAGCTCGAACTGGTGCTCGGCAAACTGCCCGACATCGTCAGCGCAGCATCCGAGCCGCTGTCCGAATCCAACATCACGCTCGTGGGCGACTCGGTGAGCCCGCTGACCCGCAGCGCAGGCACCGGTGTCGCGAGCACACTCGAGGTCATCCGGAGCACGACCGGCATCGATGTCGCGAGCATGCTGACGAATCTCGGCGAGTCGGACGACGACTCGACGACCACGGCGGTCTCGGTTCCGGAGCAGCGGAGCTAG
- a CDS encoding carboxymuconolactone decarboxylase family protein yields MPSQRVKIDKQHPAIYKALVAVSIEVKNAAAEAGLSRQVIELVNMRCSQINGCAFCLSLHHDDAVKAGVTEQQLAVLPAWREAPFIYDDQMRAALDLTEAVTELPGHEDMQCAYERAADILDADQLSTVIWAANAMNAFNRVSIMSVHNVRPR; encoded by the coding sequence ATGCCGTCACAACGCGTGAAGATAGATAAGCAGCACCCCGCCATCTACAAGGCGCTGGTGGCCGTGTCGATCGAGGTGAAGAACGCGGCTGCGGAGGCGGGTCTGTCCCGCCAGGTCATCGAGCTGGTGAACATGCGGTGCTCGCAGATCAACGGATGCGCGTTCTGCCTCAGCCTTCACCACGACGACGCGGTGAAGGCCGGAGTCACCGAGCAGCAGCTCGCGGTGCTGCCGGCGTGGCGGGAAGCGCCGTTCATCTACGACGATCAGATGCGCGCGGCGCTCGATCTCACCGAGGCGGTGACCGAGCTTCCCGGCCACGAGGACATGCAGTGCGCGTACGAGCGTGCCGCGGACATCCTCGACGCCGACCAGCTCTCGACCGTCATCTGGGCAGCCAATGCCATGAACGCCTTCAATCGTGTATCGATCATGAGCGTCCACAACGTGCGGCCACGCTGA
- a CDS encoding nitroreductase family deazaflavin-dependent oxidoreductase, giving the protein MGILTRLAIWIGSFAWLPPHLPKIVKVDALLQRCSGGRIDMLTIAGLPGVTMTVVGRRSGAARTTTVLAAPDGDDWIVAGSHFGGPKSPAWVFNVRDAETVDVRGVKGPMVPVELDGDARAIAWQRLLDVWPNFRLYEERTDRVIPVFRLSPAL; this is encoded by the coding sequence GTGGGAATTCTGACGCGGCTGGCGATCTGGATCGGGTCGTTCGCCTGGCTGCCGCCGCATCTGCCGAAGATCGTGAAGGTGGATGCGCTTCTGCAGCGGTGCAGTGGCGGTCGCATCGACATGCTCACGATCGCCGGCCTGCCCGGTGTGACGATGACGGTCGTCGGACGCCGGAGCGGCGCCGCGCGCACCACGACGGTGCTCGCGGCGCCGGACGGCGACGACTGGATTGTCGCGGGATCCCACTTCGGCGGTCCGAAGTCGCCCGCGTGGGTGTTCAACGTCCGCGATGCGGAGACGGTCGACGTGCGGGGAGTCAAGGGGCCGATGGTGCCGGTCGAGCTCGACGGTGATGCGAGAGCCATTGCCTGGCAACGGCTTCTCGACGTGTGGCCCAACTTCAGGCTCTACGAGGAGCGCACCGACCGCGTCATCCCGGTGTTCCGGCTGAGCCCTGCCCTGTAG
- a CDS encoding GNAT family N-acetyltransferase yields the protein MTESEQTDVTRNDAEGRYDITVNGELAGFTEFVDKGRQRIFPHTQLDDKFSGRGLSSVLIRDALADTREVGQRAVAVCPLVARYISKHDEVADLADPVTPEILDFLRSRQP from the coding sequence ATGACCGAGTCCGAGCAGACCGACGTCACACGCAACGACGCCGAGGGACGTTACGACATCACCGTCAACGGCGAACTCGCGGGATTCACGGAGTTCGTCGACAAGGGGCGGCAGCGCATCTTTCCGCACACTCAGCTGGACGATAAGTTCTCCGGTCGAGGATTGAGTTCGGTGCTGATTCGCGACGCGCTCGCCGACACGAGGGAGGTCGGCCAGCGAGCGGTCGCCGTCTGCCCGCTGGTGGCCCGGTACATCTCCAAGCACGACGAGGTCGCCGACCTCGCCGACCCGGTCACGCCCGAGATCCTGGACTTCCTGCGGTCGCGCCAGCCCTGA
- a CDS encoding pyridoxamine 5'-phosphate oxidase family protein — MNPRADREPESLRSLTRKIDREGDRQLLDEVLDDALTATLSTVVDGWPWSVPLVFARIGDDVVVHGSTGAGLLRHVDAGAPVTLTAYVVDGLVVANTLMDHSANYRAAVVRGVLQPVDDEEAALRALTDRIIPGRSAETPPMAAKDIAATRTLRLAITDGMWIAKARTGGVGADTDDWTGVVPMRTVFDAPVTESGTAVPDSVRRLAAGD; from the coding sequence ATGAATCCTCGCGCCGACCGTGAACCGGAGAGCCTGCGATCACTGACTCGGAAGATCGACCGAGAGGGCGACCGTCAGCTGCTCGACGAGGTCTTGGACGACGCCCTCACCGCCACGCTGTCGACGGTGGTCGACGGGTGGCCGTGGTCGGTACCGCTGGTGTTCGCGCGCATCGGCGACGATGTGGTGGTGCACGGCTCGACCGGTGCAGGCTTGCTCCGACACGTCGACGCGGGAGCGCCGGTCACCCTGACCGCGTACGTAGTCGACGGCCTCGTCGTAGCGAACACGCTGATGGATCACTCGGCGAACTACCGTGCCGCGGTTGTGCGCGGTGTCCTGCAGCCAGTGGACGACGAAGAAGCCGCACTCCGAGCGCTGACCGACCGGATCATCCCCGGGCGGTCGGCGGAGACTCCGCCGATGGCGGCTAAGGACATCGCTGCCACCCGCACGCTGCGCCTGGCCATCACCGACGGCATGTGGATCGCCAAAGCTCGCACGGGAGGAGTGGGTGCCGACACCGATGACTGGACGGGTGTGGTGCCGATGCGCACGGTCTTCGACGCACCGGTGACGGAGTCGGGGACGGCCGTCCCCGACTCCGTGCGCCGTCTGGCAGCGGGGGACTAG
- a CDS encoding VOC family protein: MSQDESTHRDRAASDPLAASDIGFGIPVADRAKATDLYRALLGEPIATGLWAAANGTVTLFDEGESPAVDFVVADLDRSLTLLNRRGLPTVERLPGSFSVDGTGPLGVTARVSSARDAAAIDHVVLTHPDAEAAVALYGGRLGLDLRLVKSLTDDVSQLFFRTRTAIVEVVAGPAMAEQDRFGGIAWRADDIDAERRRLVDAGLNVSEVRSGRKTGTRVCTVRERDLGTPTLIIEQTLRAPGGRRA; the protein is encoded by the coding sequence GTGAGCCAGGACGAGAGCACTCATCGAGATCGAGCGGCATCCGACCCGCTGGCCGCCTCGGACATCGGTTTCGGAATCCCCGTCGCCGATCGAGCGAAGGCGACCGACCTCTACCGGGCATTGCTCGGTGAACCGATCGCCACCGGGTTGTGGGCGGCGGCCAACGGCACCGTCACCCTCTTCGACGAGGGCGAGTCACCGGCGGTCGACTTCGTCGTCGCCGACCTCGACCGGTCGTTGACGCTGCTGAATCGCCGGGGCCTGCCAACGGTGGAGCGGTTGCCGGGCTCGTTCTCGGTCGACGGGACAGGCCCGCTCGGAGTGACGGCTCGGGTCAGTTCGGCACGCGACGCTGCCGCCATCGATCACGTCGTTCTCACCCACCCCGACGCCGAAGCCGCCGTGGCGCTGTACGGCGGCCGACTCGGCCTGGACCTCCGGCTGGTGAAGTCGCTGACCGATGACGTCTCCCAGTTGTTCTTCCGCACTCGGACGGCGATCGTCGAAGTGGTGGCGGGGCCGGCGATGGCGGAGCAGGACCGGTTCGGCGGTATCGCCTGGCGCGCGGACGACATCGACGCGGAGCGGCGCCGCCTCGTCGATGCCGGGCTGAACGTGAGCGAGGTGCGGTCCGGTCGAAAGACCGGCACCCGGGTCTGCACGGTGCGCGAACGGGACCTCGGTACCCCGACGCTCATCATCGAGCAGACGCTGCGTGCGCCGGGCGGCCGTCGAGCATGA
- a CDS encoding PIG-L family deacetylase codes for MSAIPRALFVHAHPDDESLWTGGTIAAHTARGGDCDLITWTWAAGTPRHTELSEAARALGLPREPIALGYADSFVPESAPGATSLLDAPFDEQVAILVEQVRRLRPDVAVTYDPFGIYGHPDHIHVNRLTCAAADAAALPHYRPDLGAPWQVESLYFITIPTSLLDLLRPHLAERSHLPTAGTPDADLHITVDVTAQMGAKIRAITAHATEMQRSSSMREFSALPYEPQHRFLGWESYLRRDLVPGGVDLF; via the coding sequence GTGTCCGCCATCCCGAGGGCCCTGTTCGTCCACGCGCACCCCGATGACGAGTCGCTGTGGACCGGTGGCACCATCGCGGCGCACACTGCCCGCGGCGGCGACTGCGACCTGATCACGTGGACGTGGGCGGCAGGCACCCCGCGACACACCGAACTGAGCGAAGCCGCCCGGGCACTCGGGCTTCCGCGGGAGCCGATCGCCCTCGGCTACGCCGACAGCTTCGTGCCCGAATCCGCTCCGGGCGCGACCTCGCTCCTGGATGCACCATTCGACGAGCAGGTGGCGATCCTCGTCGAGCAGGTCCGACGCCTCCGTCCCGACGTCGCCGTCACCTACGACCCCTTCGGAATCTACGGGCACCCCGACCACATCCACGTGAATCGCCTCACCTGCGCAGCGGCCGACGCTGCCGCGCTCCCCCATTACCGGCCCGATCTCGGCGCTCCCTGGCAGGTCGAGTCCCTGTACTTCATCACCATTCCGACGAGCCTTCTCGACCTGCTCCGTCCGCATCTCGCCGAGCGATCGCACCTTCCGACGGCGGGCACACCCGACGCCGATCTGCACATCACGGTCGATGTGACCGCCCAGATGGGCGCGAAGATCCGCGCGATCACAGCGCACGCCACCGAGATGCAGCGCAGCTCCTCGATGCGTGAGTTCTCGGCGCTGCCCTACGAGCCGCAGCACCGCTTCCTCGGGTGGGAGTCGTATCTGCGTCGGGATCTGGTGCCCGGCGGGGTCGATCTGTTCTGA
- a CDS encoding crotonase/enoyl-CoA hydratase family protein, with amino-acid sequence MTTPDYRNSDQYRAFDITVADHVAEVTLIGPGKGNAMGPDFWSELVPIFEGFDADPDVRAVVIAGSGKHFSYGLDLPAMSGDFGPVLAPDAKAGPRTTFHTMIKRMQAGINAVADCRKPVVAAISGWCIGGGVDLITAADIRVASADAKFSVREVRVAIVADMGSLARLPRIIGDGHTRELALTGKDIDAARAERIGLVNDVHDDQEAALAAARATAADIAANPPLVVQGVMDVLDHSRRSAVDDSLRYVAAWNSAFLPSNDLGEAMAAVFEKRKPEFKGE; translated from the coding sequence GTGACGACACCCGATTACCGCAACAGCGACCAGTACCGTGCATTCGACATCACCGTCGCCGACCACGTCGCGGAGGTGACGCTGATCGGCCCTGGTAAAGGCAACGCGATGGGTCCAGACTTCTGGTCCGAACTGGTCCCCATCTTCGAGGGATTCGACGCCGACCCCGACGTCCGGGCCGTCGTGATCGCCGGATCGGGTAAGCACTTCTCCTACGGTCTCGACCTGCCCGCCATGTCCGGCGACTTCGGCCCCGTCCTCGCACCGGATGCGAAGGCCGGACCGCGGACCACGTTCCACACCATGATCAAGCGCATGCAGGCTGGCATCAACGCAGTCGCCGACTGCCGCAAGCCGGTCGTCGCCGCGATCTCCGGTTGGTGCATCGGCGGCGGAGTCGATCTAATCACCGCAGCCGATATCCGTGTCGCCAGTGCCGATGCGAAGTTCAGTGTCCGCGAGGTCCGGGTGGCCATCGTCGCCGACATGGGCAGCCTGGCGCGCCTCCCCCGGATCATCGGTGACGGACACACCCGCGAACTTGCCCTCACCGGCAAGGACATCGACGCCGCACGCGCCGAGAGGATCGGCCTCGTGAACGACGTGCACGACGACCAGGAAGCCGCGCTCGCGGCTGCCCGCGCGACGGCCGCCGACATCGCTGCCAACCCGCCGCTCGTCGTTCAGGGCGTCATGGACGTCCTCGACCACTCGCGCCGCTCCGCCGTCGACGACAGTCTCCGCTATGTCGCGGCCTGGAACTCAGCCTTCCTGCCGAGCAACGACCTCGGCGAGGCGATGGCCGCGGTCTTCGAGAAGCGCAAGCCCGAGTTCAAGGGCGAGTGA
- a CDS encoding LON peptidase substrate-binding domain-containing protein gives MTAMFPLGSVLLPGETLPLRIFEPRYADLLDDVLAGDRTFGVVLIERGSEVGGGDERGVVGTLARVDESTATGPRRYSVSCVGIERIRVEAWDSDDPYPQARTCSLPDAPSPPIDLSGVLAKRAQLQLLCGQGGRMDPQLRWVASQLAHPVDYTGPDPTADTFRAASDLPLGAADRQRVLEAPDAAARVDVIDAAVDDLIAALRFRLQV, from the coding sequence ATGACCGCGATGTTCCCGCTCGGATCGGTACTCCTCCCGGGGGAGACGCTGCCGCTGCGGATATTCGAGCCGCGATACGCCGACCTGCTCGACGATGTCCTCGCCGGCGACCGCACGTTCGGCGTCGTACTCATCGAGCGCGGCTCCGAGGTCGGTGGCGGCGACGAGCGGGGAGTGGTCGGCACGCTGGCGCGGGTCGACGAGTCGACTGCGACCGGCCCGCGCCGGTACTCGGTGTCGTGCGTGGGCATCGAGCGGATCCGGGTGGAGGCATGGGATTCCGACGATCCGTACCCGCAGGCCCGCACCTGCTCGCTGCCCGATGCGCCGTCGCCGCCGATCGACTTGTCGGGTGTTCTCGCCAAACGGGCCCAGCTGCAACTGCTGTGCGGGCAGGGCGGTCGCATGGACCCGCAGCTGCGCTGGGTCGCATCGCAGCTCGCCCACCCGGTCGACTACACCGGACCTGATCCGACGGCGGACACCTTCCGGGCCGCGTCCGACCTTCCGCTGGGCGCCGCCGATCGGCAGCGCGTCCTCGAGGCGCCGGACGCGGCCGCACGCGTCGACGTCATCGACGCTGCCGTCGACGACCTGATCGCGGCACTGCGGTTTCGACTTCAAGTCTGA
- a CDS encoding pirin family protein — protein MSNLDPHPQEIDCSGAPFAGVEVVEPRVVPLGGIRALLVKRTLPTRDRSMIGAWCFADHYGPEPVAQSGGMNVIPHPHTGLQTVSWLFEGEVEHIDSAGVHAMVRPGEINLMSAGHGISHSEVSTPSTDVLHGLQLWVVLPDAVRDDQHGFQHHEPEPVPLAGVDGESTGTVRVFVGEFAGVRSPIVTATPMLGAELLLDAGMRLEIAVDPAFEHGVLLDTEELIVEGADIGRSSLAYVGPGPERLTLENPTGEPARLILLGGVPFTEDVIMWWNFIGRTHDEIVEYREEWERHSERFGTVETWGPDERIPAPPLPNTRLKPRRRPGQ, from the coding sequence ATGAGCAATCTCGACCCGCACCCTCAGGAAATCGATTGTTCCGGAGCCCCGTTCGCGGGAGTCGAAGTGGTCGAGCCCCGCGTGGTGCCGTTGGGCGGCATCCGTGCGCTGCTCGTCAAGCGGACGCTGCCCACGAGAGACCGGTCGATGATCGGTGCATGGTGCTTCGCTGACCACTACGGTCCCGAGCCTGTCGCCCAGAGCGGCGGAATGAACGTGATCCCGCACCCGCATACCGGATTGCAGACGGTGAGCTGGCTGTTCGAAGGCGAAGTCGAGCACATCGACAGCGCCGGGGTTCACGCCATGGTCCGACCCGGCGAGATCAACCTCATGTCGGCCGGTCACGGCATCAGCCATTCGGAGGTCTCGACTCCGAGCACGGATGTGCTGCACGGTCTGCAGTTGTGGGTGGTGCTGCCCGATGCGGTCCGCGACGACCAGCACGGATTCCAGCACCACGAGCCCGAGCCGGTGCCGCTGGCCGGCGTCGACGGTGAGTCGACCGGAACCGTTCGGGTCTTCGTAGGTGAGTTCGCGGGTGTCCGATCGCCCATCGTCACCGCGACCCCGATGCTCGGCGCCGAGTTGCTGCTGGATGCCGGCATGAGACTCGAGATCGCGGTCGATCCCGCATTCGAGCACGGCGTGCTGCTCGATACCGAGGAGCTGATCGTCGAGGGCGCGGACATCGGACGTTCGAGCCTCGCCTACGTCGGCCCCGGCCCCGAACGGCTGACATTGGAGAATCCGACCGGCGAACCGGCCCGCCTGATCCTGCTCGGCGGAGTCCCGTTCACCGAGGACGTGATCATGTGGTGGAACTTCATCGGCCGTACGCACGATGAGATCGTCGAGTACCGAGAGGAATGGGAGCGCCACTCCGAGCGTTTCGGCACAGTGGAGACGTGGGGTCCCGACGAGCGGATCCCGGCACCGCCGCTCCCCAACACCCGGCTGAAGCCGAGAAGGAGACCCGGACAATGA
- the htpG gene encoding molecular chaperone HtpG, translating into MVHSIYSNKDSFLREIVSNASDALDKLRIEGLRDKDLDADISDLHIRFTPDSKSRTLTVADNGIGMSRDEVIDLIGTVAKSGTAEVRRKLAEADEATAEDLIGQFGIGFYSTFMVAEKVTLVTRKAGESVGTRWESTGDGTYTVDDVADAPQGTSITLALKDADEDDAVHDYADPAVLRSLVKRYSDFIAWPIRMLGAAPEPEEPADGEEAAEPAAPTDEVLNSQRALWSKSKSEVSDEEYAEFYRHISHAWDEPLETISLHAEGTFEYQALLFLPTQAPFDLFMREKSAGIHLYVKRVLIMEDCAELMPEYLRFVQGVVDASDLSLNVSREILQQDRQIRAIRRRLVKKVVSTIQELADKRPDDYRTFWDNFGRVFKEGLVNDSDNAQAILKASMFASTHSETEPTRLADYVTRMAEGQDVIYYMTGESREQILGSPHLEAFRAKGIEVLLLTDPVDEVWVGAVPEFDGKKLVSIAKGVVDLDGDDAESADEERDAAFAPLLEWMGETLSDDVTEVRTTSRLTDSAACLVGDEFSMTPQLEKLYRASGQPVPHSKRTLELNPDHPLVMKLRDSFGAADDDHSRLESTASLVYASAVLAEGGDLQDPAKIAKLIAAQLTESLS; encoded by the coding sequence ATGGTCCATTCGATCTATTCGAACAAGGACAGCTTTCTGCGAGAGATCGTGTCGAACGCCTCGGATGCGCTCGACAAGCTTCGTATCGAAGGCCTCAGGGACAAGGATCTCGACGCGGACATCTCCGATCTGCACATCCGGTTCACACCCGATTCGAAGTCGCGGACGCTCACCGTCGCCGACAACGGCATCGGCATGTCGCGCGATGAGGTGATCGACCTGATCGGCACGGTCGCGAAGTCGGGTACCGCCGAGGTGCGCCGCAAACTGGCAGAAGCCGACGAGGCGACGGCAGAGGACCTGATCGGGCAGTTCGGCATCGGCTTCTACTCGACGTTCATGGTCGCCGAGAAGGTCACTCTCGTCACGCGGAAGGCCGGCGAGAGCGTCGGTACCCGCTGGGAGTCGACCGGTGACGGCACGTACACCGTCGACGACGTCGCCGACGCACCACAGGGCACCTCGATCACCTTGGCGCTCAAGGACGCCGACGAGGACGACGCAGTCCACGATTACGCCGACCCGGCAGTGCTGCGGTCGCTGGTGAAGCGGTACTCGGACTTCATCGCCTGGCCGATCCGGATGCTCGGTGCCGCACCCGAGCCGGAGGAGCCTGCCGACGGTGAGGAGGCGGCCGAACCCGCCGCTCCGACCGACGAGGTCCTGAATTCGCAGCGTGCCCTCTGGTCGAAGTCGAAGTCGGAGGTCAGCGACGAGGAGTACGCGGAGTTCTACCGCCACATCTCGCACGCCTGGGATGAGCCGCTGGAGACCATCTCCCTGCATGCCGAGGGCACGTTCGAGTACCAGGCGCTGCTGTTCCTTCCGACGCAGGCGCCCTTCGATCTGTTCATGCGGGAGAAGTCCGCGGGAATCCATCTGTACGTCAAGCGCGTCCTGATCATGGAGGACTGCGCGGAACTCATGCCGGAGTACCTGCGTTTCGTGCAGGGCGTCGTGGACGCATCCGACCTCTCGCTCAACGTCTCCCGGGAGATCCTTCAGCAGGATCGTCAGATCCGTGCGATCCGTCGCCGGCTCGTGAAGAAGGTCGTCTCGACAATTCAGGAACTGGCGGACAAGCGGCCCGACGATTACCGCACTTTCTGGGACAACTTCGGCCGCGTCTTCAAGGAAGGCCTCGTCAACGATTCGGATAACGCGCAGGCGATCCTCAAGGCGTCGATGTTCGCGTCGACGCACAGCGAGACCGAGCCGACCCGCCTGGCCGATTACGTGACGCGCATGGCCGAAGGCCAGGACGTCATCTACTACATGACCGGCGAGTCACGAGAGCAGATCCTGGGCAGCCCGCACCTGGAGGCGTTCCGGGCGAAGGGCATCGAGGTTCTGCTGCTGACCGACCCGGTAGACGAGGTATGGGTCGGTGCGGTCCCCGAGTTCGACGGTAAGAAGCTGGTGTCCATCGCGAAGGGCGTCGTCGATCTGGACGGCGACGATGCCGAATCGGCCGACGAGGAGCGCGATGCCGCATTCGCTCCGCTCTTGGAGTGGATGGGCGAGACGCTGAGCGACGACGTGACCGAGGTGCGCACCACCTCGCGCCTGACGGACTCGGCCGCGTGTCTGGTCGGTGACGAGTTCTCGATGACCCCGCAACTCGAGAAGCTGTACCGGGCGTCGGGCCAGCCGGTCCCGCACAGCAAGCGGACCCTCGAACTGAATCCGGATCACCCTCTGGTGATGAAGCTGCGTGATTCCTTCGGTGCGGCCGACGACGACCACTCGAGGCTGGAATCGACGGCGTCGCTCGTCTACGCGAGTGCGGTACTCGCCGAGGGCGGCGACCTCCAGGACCCGGCGAAGATCGCGAAGCTCATCGCTGCGCAGCTCACTGAATCTCTGAGCTGA